The sequence below is a genomic window from Methylocystis sp. IM3.
CATGGGCGACATGGCGCATCTCTCGGGCGCGTGCGGCGCGACGAAATCGGCGTCGGGCAGAAAGTCCCGCCACTGCCTGCCGATCTCGATGAGGTCGTCGCCGTCGGCGCCGAAGCCGTGGAGAAACACCACAAGCTGCGACGCCTTTCCGGATTTCGCCGCCGCCCTTGGCCCGTCGATTTCAACCATGCGCATGTTCCCCTTCCGCCAGTCCTGGAAAGGCCGCGGACCGAAGCGTTCGTGACGCCCTAGCTCTCGGGGGTTGGCGCGCAGAGGTCAAGAGGGCGACGCCGGCGCAGAGCCGGCCGGGACCATCTTTCGGATGCGTCAGAACGAGGTCTGGAGCGCGAAACGGAGAATCTTGAAGGCGAAGATGAAAGCGCCGGCCAGAGTGCCGTGTTTCACCATGGTCATCGCGATAAAAATGTGGTCCGGCCTCATCATCTTGGTAACCTTTCGAAAGGTCGCGCGAAATCGTCGCGGCGCGTCGCATCGTCGCGTTGGGGGGTAGAGACATTTTTTCAGGTTCAGGGCGCCTGCGTCTCGGTCAGACCCTTGCGAAAGGCGCGCCATACCGCCTTCGTTCGACTGAGCGATTTCGTCGCACCATTCGGCGACCGCGCTCCATCTCGAAACCTGGCGTCGAGGTAGCTTCGGTAAGTTTCTTTTGCAAGCGAGAGCCTTCGGATTCGGGCCTTTCGCGACAATATGTCACTTCGCGACGCGGGCGCGTCGCGAACGCCGAAGGAGGCTTTTCCTACATGCCCAAACTGCTGATCGTCATTGGTCTGGCGCTTGTCGCGCTCGGCCTTTTATGGCCGCTTGCGGAACGCGCCGGACTTGGACGTTTGCCCGGAGACATTGTTTTCGAGCGCGGCAATTTACGCGTCTATATTCCGCTTGCGACGTCGCTTCTCGTCAGCCTCGCTTTGAGCGCGATCTTCTGGCTGCTCAATCGCTGACGCTGGTTCGGGCGGCGCAACGCTTGGCGTCTTTTGACGCGCAGGCCAGGAACAACCCTCGACGCCTCTGGTTGATCGATTACGCGAAATGACAGGGGCGGCAAAGGCCGAGGGAGTCGACATGCAGATCTTCAGACGCAATCGTGAACGTGACATGGGCGACATCCGCGGCGTCGTCGCCCAACAGGCGTCGACGGCGGCCGGTCAGGCTCAGCGCATGATGGAAGAGGGCGTGGACCAGGCCAATCGCGCGCTCGCGACCGCGCGGGAGCAGGGCGCACAGGTTGCGGAAAACGCCGGTGAAGCCATGCAGGAGTGGCGCTCGACACTCGAATCCGCCGTGCGCGCGCAGCCGATCACGGCGCTCGCGCTCGCGGCCGTCGCAGGCCTCGCCATCGGCGCCCTCTGGCGGACCGGAGAAAAATAGGTCATCGGGCGAGGCGCGCCGCGTTCTCGCCCGGAAAACTTGGTCCGGAAAACTGGCCGGGGGAAACTGGCCGGGGGAAGCTGGCTTGGTGGCGGCGGCTCTGCTATCAGCGCCGCATGACGCAAAAAACGCTGGAGGCCCTCCGCCGCGGCGGTCTGGCCGGGGCGCGAGAGTTGCGCCTTCCGGGACTCGACGAATTCCCGCGCGAGATCTTCGGATTGGCCGAGACGCTGGAGATTCTCGATCTCAGCGACGGCCGCCTCGAGTCGCTGCCCGAGGACATGAGCCGCCTGCGCAAGCTGCGCGTGCTGTTTTGCTCGGGGAATCGCTTCAGACGCCTGCCGCCTGCGCTCGGCGATTGTGGCGCGCTGCGCATGATCGGCTTCCGGCGCGTTGGCCTGCGCGAGGTTCCCGGCGAGTCACTGCCGCCGCAATTGCGCTGGCTCACGCTCACCGACAATGAAATCGAAGGCCTGCCGGCGGAGCTGGGCGAAAGGCCGCAACTGCAGAAGCTGATGCTCGCCGGCAACCGGCTCGCGTCCTTGCCCTCGACTCTCCGCAACGCGGAGAAGCTCGAACTCATTCGTTTGAGTTCGAACCGTTTCGACTCTCTGCCGTCCTGGCTTTCGGCCCTGCCCGCTCTCGCGTGGATTTCCTGGGGCGCCAACGCCTGCGAGCGCGAGATTGCGGCGCCGGCGCCCGCTCCCGCCTCGTTCTCGCAACTCGACATTGGCGCGCTACTCGGCGAAGGCGCATCGGGGCGGGTGCACCGGGCCACATGGCGCCGGGAGGGCGAAGCGGCGCGGTCGGTCGCCGTGAAGATTTTCAAAGGCGCGATAACGAGCGACGGCCTGCCGGCGCGCGAAATGGCCGCGAGTCTCACGGCGGGCGACCATCCCAATCTGACTGCCGCCCTCGGCCGCCTGTCGGATCATCCCGACGGCGCGCAAGCGATGCTCATGCCGCTGCTGCCGCCACACTGGCGAAGACTTGCAGGCCCGCCGGATTTCGAAAGCTGCAGCCGCGACGTTTATGATCCGGCGCTCCGCCTCTCAACCGAGGCGGGGCTCTCGCTTCTGCACGGCGTCGCGACGGCCGTCGCTCATTTGCACGCGCGCGGTCTGATGCACGGCGATCTCTACGCCCACAACATTCTATGGGACGGCGTCGCGGGAGAGGCGGCGCTTGGCGACTTCGGCGCGGCCTGTTCGCTTCCCTCGGGGCCGGAAGGCGACGCCTGGCGCCGCATCGAGTCGCGCGCGTTCGGGGTGCTGCTCGAGGAAGTGCTGGCCCGTTGCCCGCCCGAATCCGCCGCGATCCAGAAACTGCGCGACCTCGCGCGCGCCTGCCTTGGCAAGGAGGCGCGCGAACGCCCTCTCTTGACGGAGGCGGCAAGAGAAATCCAGGCAGTGGGCCACGGGTCGGCCTGAGATCTTGCGCGATTCATCTGCGTCGCGCCCTGGCTTTACCTCACGTAGATTCCACAACTGGCGCCGCTCTGACCGGCGCGTAAGGTGCGCTTGCGCAGATGAATGGCCAGCAAGAGCCTGCCTGCGCGGTCTGCGGGTGGGCAGACGTGGGCTGGCGGCCGCGGACTTCGCGTGAGGGGCGCGCCGTCAGCCCAGTTCGGCCGAACGCCGCTTCAGGCGCGCGCGCAGTTTCATGAGCCTGTCGACACGACAGGCGCGTGCGTATGGACACATCGCGCCCGATCCTGCTCGTCCATGATCGGGACAGGATCAGGGAGGAGACGATGTCTGATGATTTCAACAGTGAAGCGACGGTTGCTTCTGCGCTGGCGCTGCTGATGGCGGGCCTCTGCTGGGTCGTGCTGATGGCGCCGCTTGCGGCCGGATGACTTACAGGCCGCATTTTCGAAGCGCGAGTGACGCGACTAAAGTGCGATCAGCGTCGCGAGGGCGCCGATGCTCAAGAAGCCGGCGAGCGCGAGCAGGAATCCATCGATTTCCATGACATCCTCCCTTGCTTCCGCCTCTTGTGCGGGCGGCAATTGAGGACAATGCGCAAGAACAGGCAGGGTTCCGCCTCGGGTTTTTCCGGATCGTTTCCAGAGGACGGCGGACGGACGAAACCAGGCCCAAAGGCGGGCCGTTCTACCAGTAGGGCGAGGTCGGAACGCCTCCCATGACTTCGTCGATCCGCTTTCGCACCGACTCGATCGCATCCTCCGGAAGCGCATCCGCGGGGAAAAATCCCGCTTCGACGATCTCCCTCGTCGGCGCGAACGGACCGGTCTGGCGGAAGCCGCGCACGACGAACAAGGTTTCGTGATTGTAGCGGCAGGCGTCGCGGTTGAGATAGACGCCGTGCAGAACCGGCGCTTCTCCCGAAAGGACGATATTCCCTTCCTCCCTGAGTTCTCGCGCCAGCGCGTCGAGCAATGTTTCGCCATGTTCGACGCCGCCCCCCGGCAGCCAGTATCCGGCGACATAGCTGTGGCGGACGAGAAGCACGCGCTTTTGCGCGTCGATGACGAGGCCGCGCACGCCCATGATCATGGGCCGCGTGATAAGTGCGGCGAGCGTAATCACCCTGGTCGCAAGGGGACGAGCGGGAAATCGTTTTGTCTCGGTCATGCCGGATCGGTTCTTGAAATAAATGCCGCCGCTTGGCGAGGGACCGCCATCGGTCATTGAGCGATTTTCGATGTGAATGACTGAAAGCCGGCGGCGTCCGAAGCCGGCGCGCTTGAGGCTCCCTAAACGGGCCGAAGCGCGATTTCGTGATAGACGGCCAGAGTTTGCTCGATCACCACGCGCTCGTCGAATTCGGCCAGGGCCTTTTCGCGCGCGGCCTCTCCCAATCGCCGAGCGAAGACTGGATCATCCTGCAGTCTCGCAATTGCTTCGGCAAGCGATACGGCGTCACGGACGGGGACCAACAGCCCATTGAGGCCGTGCGTCACGACTTCCCGACAGCCCGGCGCATCCGTCGTGATCAATGGCCGCGCGCAGGCGGCCGCTTCGATGAGGCTTTTGGGCAGCCCCTCGCGATAGCTCGGCAGGACCACAATATCGGCCCCGGCCATCAGGCCGGGCATGTCGGCCACATGGCCGAGCCACTCCACAAGGCCCTCTTCCCGCCAGGCGCGCAATTGCTCGTCCGCAATGGACGCCGGATTGCCGGGATCGGGCGCGCCGGCGAGAATAAAGCTTAGTCGTCTGCCTTGTGATTTGAGAATGCGCGCCGCTTCGATGAACTCTCCCACTCCCTTGTCCCACAACATACGCGCGGCGAGCACCACACGTAATGGCGCATCCGCCGAGGCGGTGGCGCTCCCCGGCAGGAAGCGGGAACAGTCGACCCCCGAACCGCGCAACAAGCGAATCCGTTCCGATGGCACGATGCGGGCTTTGTGAAACAATTGAACGTCGTCGGGGTTCTGCAAGATCAGGCGGGCGCGCTCGCCGCCAAGCGCAATGCGCATGAGCACCCGCACAGGGGTGCGAAGCAGCCTCGCTTTCAGCGAGTCGCTGGTGAACACATAGCCCATCCCCGCGACCGCATTGATGCGACCCACCTTGGCGAGGCGCCCGACCAGCGCGCCGTAAACAGCGCACTTGATGGTGAAGCCATGCACGACATCGGGTCGCTCTTCACGCATGAGCATAAATAACCAGCCGATAAGCGCGAGCTCTCGCAACGGATTGAGGCTCGCGCGCTCCATTGGCGCGGGAATCCAGGTAAATCCCAACTCCCTGAGTTTTATGCCGTAGGGACCAGGCGGCGACACGAGCAATACCTCGTGTCCTTCGGCGCGCAACGCGGCGGCGAGCGAACGCCGGAAATTATAGAGATACCAATCCGTGTTGGCGAAGAGGAGGCATTTCAAGCGTCACGCTCCTGTTGACGGGGGCGCCCTCGGCATCCCGGACAGCCTTGCGCGTCATCGGGAATGGGCATCGGGAATCTTGCGATCATACCGCGCATGGCCGGGGCTGACCCGACGATTCGGTTCTTGTTTCGGGATCAGCGCGAAAGCGATGGAGACGATCAGCTTTCCATTTCAGCGCCGATAGAGCCGCGCTCGTGGCGGCCTGGCGACGATCCCAGAGCCCTGCGCCGACATGCTCCAGGTCGATCTGCTGCTAAACCGCGGCTTTACGGACGTCATTGCCTCGATGAACCCCGGTTCCGCAGTATTCGGCTTGCGTTACGATCGAGAGTCCGCCGGAATCTCGAAGATCAGCGGCGATCCGCAAGACCCCGTCAAACAGTTCCAGGGTGCCCGGACCATCGATAAGATTGTGGGGATGCAGATACAGCAACGCTACGCGGTTATTGGCGACAGCGTCGTTGAGTATCGAGCGCCATCGCATGAGCGTAACCGCCTCTGGTATCGCTCGTCTCAAGCCGTGTCGCCAGTTCAGAAAATATCCGCCGGGGATACTAACAAGGCCGAAAGACGAAGGCTCGGCGTCTTGTGAAGGCTCCAAAATGTTGAGTTCCTGGACAAGATTGCCAATCCTGCCATGTCGCCCGACGTCGGGATGGGCGTTCCTGAATCCAACATATCCCTGGTCCGCCAGAAGAGGGATGTTCCCGACCTGATTTCTTGGAAAGACGAATGTCTTCAGATCGACCCCTTTTTTCTTGGCCAACTCCGTCGCACTCCGCAACTCGTAAGCCGCCTCCTCCGTTGTTACCGCGCCAAATCCCAGCGGAACATGTCTGAACCCGTGACAGGCGATCTCATGCCTTCCGTTGCCCCGAACCAGGTCGAATGCCTCGGGGCAAAACCACCCGTCGAAGTTTCCTGCGGCTTCCGCGCGACGAAAGTTTCTCATCCAGTTCGAGCCATCGACCTGAACATCCGACAGCCGCGGCATCCACTGGCTTACTTCGTCATCTGCCAAGAGAAGGGCCATCACAAACGCAAATGTCGCCGGCGCTTCATAAGCCGACAGCGTTCTCAACAGGGACTCATAGGCTCTTACTAACGCCTTCCTGGTGATGAACCCGCTTTCGATCCTGCCGTCGCGATCCGCGATTCCCCATTTTCCTTCGCAATCCAGCGAAATGATAAAAGTTCCCGGCATTGCTTCACTCTCCACACAAAGGACGCTCGAGCCGAGGCCTACATCGTATCAAAAGCGCCGCCAAACAGCGCCCATGCATGCCTTGAAAAAGGGCTTGCCGAATAGCAGGGCCAGCTAAGCGTGCGACTGATCAGCGCTGTCCGGCGAAAGGGGACAAAGCTGCGCCACAGCAACTGTTCATTGAGCGTTCTATCGGTCGATTTGGCAATCAGGAAGCGAGCGCCTTTATGACGCGCCCACGCGGCCACAGCATTCAAAACAACCTTCCGGCTGCCCTCGTCAGACCCGGCCATCTCGACGAGAGTGGCCTTCAACCCCTGCCGGGATCTGCGAAAACCGCACAGGGCCGCGCCACTGTGTCCGAAAGCTCCACGCACGTGAATCGAATAATACTCCGAGTCCGGCACACTGCGATAACGGTAGGCGGTCCACTGCGCGGAGCGGCTCATCTGCCATCTTCGCCTGAGAAGAGGAAGCGCTTCAAAGTGGGCAGCAAGATCGGGTGGGCAGTCACGTCGAACAGAGCACCCTGATAGGCTGGGGTCCTTGCTTTCGCAAATCCACCCGCCGTCTTGCTCGATCCACCGCATATTTCGGTAGGGCGCCGGCGCGAGTGGCCGCAGTGCTTCGATAATATTACCCACGTGGCACCAGTTCAACGGCCCTATGTTGCCCGCGTAGGCCGCGCGATTGGGCGCGCCGAACATCACGCTTATCTTCTCACCATCGCAGATTTCATAACAACGGCATGCCAGTTCTCGCAGCATGCCTTTTCCCTGGAAGTCCGGATGCACCATGCTGTCGATAGGTTGCCCCCCAAGAACCTGCGACTGCCCATCCGACAGCAACAGGGGCCAAACCATGTAAAAACCGACAATCCGTTCCCCATAGAGTCCCAGGATCGCGGGACACACACCCGTAAGCGTCTCATTCCAATGCTTCAGGTCATATTCTATGCTTCGATTTTCGCCCCAAACTGTTTCAAACAGTTCTCGGAGTCGCATGAAGTCAGATGCCTCGTATCTTGCATACCTCACGTCTCGCAATTGAGGCGACGATCCTTTTTCCATTGACGGCCTCAAAACATCGAAATCACACGAATTAAAACCAAGTTTGATAAGGAAGATAGCACGCCTCGAAAAGGGACGAAACCATCACCCAGGTCAAGAGAGTCACCCCTCCAACGGCATAAGGCGCAACTGCGAACATGGCCGCATTCGGACCTTTTATGAGAAAGGGAATGCGGGCGAGCACCATGTACTGAATAGGCGCGAGGTAGAATCCGAACCGATCTCCGCCAACGGATGAAAAGAAAGAAAACGGAAAAACCGCCACCATTAAATAAGACGTCAACTTGATGAATTTATAGTCTTTTACATAAAGAAGTTTCCATTTTCGATCGAGATACCACAAAAACGCCGCGCCGGTGAGAGCAATCAGTCCTGTCCGGAAAGGGGCGCCGAATGCTTCAGTCGCCGTCCCAA
It includes:
- a CDS encoding DUF2905 domain-containing protein, yielding MPKLLIVIGLALVALGLLWPLAERAGLGRLPGDIVFERGNLRVYIPLATSLLVSLALSAIFWLLNR
- a CDS encoding leucine-rich repeat-containing protein kinase family protein, with product MTQKTLEALRRGGLAGARELRLPGLDEFPREIFGLAETLEILDLSDGRLESLPEDMSRLRKLRVLFCSGNRFRRLPPALGDCGALRMIGFRRVGLREVPGESLPPQLRWLTLTDNEIEGLPAELGERPQLQKLMLAGNRLASLPSTLRNAEKLELIRLSSNRFDSLPSWLSALPALAWISWGANACEREIAAPAPAPASFSQLDIGALLGEGASGRVHRATWRREGEAARSVAVKIFKGAITSDGLPAREMAASLTAGDHPNLTAALGRLSDHPDGAQAMLMPLLPPHWRRLAGPPDFESCSRDVYDPALRLSTEAGLSLLHGVATAVAHLHARGLMHGDLYAHNILWDGVAGEAALGDFGAACSLPSGPEGDAWRRIESRAFGVLLEEVLARCPPESAAIQKLRDLARACLGKEARERPLLTEAAREIQAVGHGSA
- a CDS encoding NUDIX domain-containing protein; translation: MTETKRFPARPLATRVITLAALITRPMIMGVRGLVIDAQKRVLLVRHSYVAGYWLPGGGVEHGETLLDALARELREEGNIVLSGEAPVLHGVYLNRDACRYNHETLFVVRGFRQTGPFAPTREIVEAGFFPADALPEDAIESVRKRIDEVMGGVPTSPYW
- a CDS encoding glycosyltransferase family 4 protein gives rise to the protein MKCLLFANTDWYLYNFRRSLAAALRAEGHEVLLVSPPGPYGIKLRELGFTWIPAPMERASLNPLRELALIGWLFMLMREERPDVVHGFTIKCAVYGALVGRLAKVGRINAVAGMGYVFTSDSLKARLLRTPVRVLMRIALGGERARLILQNPDDVQLFHKARIVPSERIRLLRGSGVDCSRFLPGSATASADAPLRVVLAARMLWDKGVGEFIEAARILKSQGRRLSFILAGAPDPGNPASIADEQLRAWREEGLVEWLGHVADMPGLMAGADIVVLPSYREGLPKSLIEAAACARPLITTDAPGCREVVTHGLNGLLVPVRDAVSLAEAIARLQDDPVFARRLGEAAREKALAEFDERVVIEQTLAVYHEIALRPV
- a CDS encoding polysaccharide deacetylase family protein, producing the protein MPGTFIISLDCEGKWGIADRDGRIESGFITRKALVRAYESLLRTLSAYEAPATFAFVMALLLADDEVSQWMPRLSDVQVDGSNWMRNFRRAEAAGNFDGWFCPEAFDLVRGNGRHEIACHGFRHVPLGFGAVTTEEAAYELRSATELAKKKGVDLKTFVFPRNQVGNIPLLADQGYVGFRNAHPDVGRHGRIGNLVQELNILEPSQDAEPSSFGLVSIPGGYFLNWRHGLRRAIPEAVTLMRWRSILNDAVANNRVALLYLHPHNLIDGPGTLELFDGVLRIAADLRDSGGLSIVTQAEYCGTGVHRGNDVRKAAV
- a CDS encoding GNAT family N-acetyltransferase, whose protein sequence is MEKGSSPQLRDVRYARYEASDFMRLRELFETVWGENRSIEYDLKHWNETLTGVCPAILGLYGERIVGFYMVWPLLLSDGQSQVLGGQPIDSMVHPDFQGKGMLRELACRCYEICDGEKISVMFGAPNRAAYAGNIGPLNWCHVGNIIEALRPLAPAPYRNMRWIEQDGGWICESKDPSLSGCSVRRDCPPDLAAHFEALPLLRRRWQMSRSAQWTAYRYRSVPDSEYYSIHVRGAFGHSGAALCGFRRSRQGLKATLVEMAGSDEGSRKVVLNAVAAWARHKGARFLIAKSTDRTLNEQLLWRSFVPFRRTALISRTLSWPCYSASPFSRHAWALFGGAFDTM